A section of the Flavobacterium sp. CG_23.5 genome encodes:
- a CDS encoding glutathione peroxidase, producing MKNVLLIASCALLLFSCKNQAKLQKSETKMSTPLVAKETIYQFKVEDLSGKSFDFASLKGKKIMIVNTASKCGLTPQYKDLEAVYKEYKDKGLVIVGFPANNFASQEPGTNEEIASFCQLNYGVTFPMMDKVSVNGNDMAAIYQFLTQKSKNGLQDSTVEWNFQKYLINEKGELEKVIAPRTLVTDPEVINWIKA from the coding sequence ATGAAAAATGTATTATTGATTGCCAGCTGTGCTTTATTATTGTTCAGCTGTAAAAATCAGGCAAAACTTCAAAAATCTGAAACCAAAATGAGTACACCACTAGTAGCTAAAGAAACTATTTATCAGTTCAAAGTTGAAGATTTATCAGGAAAAAGTTTTGATTTTGCTTCTTTAAAAGGAAAAAAAATCATGATTGTAAATACCGCTTCAAAATGTGGATTGACGCCACAGTACAAAGATCTTGAAGCAGTTTATAAAGAATACAAAGACAAAGGATTGGTGATTGTGGGTTTTCCGGCGAATAATTTTGCGTCACAAGAGCCAGGAACGAATGAAGAAATTGCTAGTTTTTGTCAATTGAATTATGGAGTGACTTTTCCTATGATGGACAAAGTTTCTGTAAACGGAAATGATATGGCTGCCATCTATCAGTTTTTGACTCAAAAATCTAAAAACGGATTGCAAGATTCAACTGTGGAATGGAATTTTCAAAAATACCTGATTAACGAAAAAGGAGAATTGGAAAAAGTGATTGCACCAAGAACATTAGTAACAGATCCTGAAGTGATAAACTGGATTAAAGCATAA
- a CDS encoding M20/M25/M40 family metallo-hydrolase, which produces MKPTSILYLFLLLLLSATTYAQITLNDPVIKKMVTEVKAENLEATIRKLASFGTRHTLSDTKSNTRGIGAAQRWVKSEFDKYALESGGRLSSTIDYFMIKADGKRIAIDSQLGNVMATLKGTDPTDDRVLIISGHLDSRATDVMDAKSDAPGANDDASGVAAMMELTRIMSKREFPFTLIFVAVTGEEQGLYGAKHLADIAKESKWNVIAMINNDMIGNSLSSGTNLRDNTKVRVFSETIPYLETESEAKMRKATNRDNDSPSRQLARYIKTITNQYVDQLDINLVYRNDRFLRGGDHTPFSQNGFTAIRFCERNENYNQQHQNLRTENNIKYGDLPEFMDFDYLRKITCSNLATFTNLAWSPKAPANAGIEVKELTNSSVLVWTAPEGKAVYGYNILIRETAASHWEKTIFVKDIKAEIPYSKDNYFFAIQSTDELGHSSLPVFPLPIR; this is translated from the coding sequence ATGAAACCAACCTCAATTCTCTATTTATTCCTACTCTTATTATTATCTGCTACAACTTACGCTCAAATCACACTAAATGATCCGGTAATAAAAAAAATGGTTACCGAAGTAAAAGCGGAAAATCTGGAAGCAACGATTCGCAAATTAGCTTCTTTTGGAACCCGACATACTTTAAGCGACACCAAAAGCAACACTAGAGGTATTGGCGCGGCACAACGCTGGGTAAAATCTGAATTTGATAAATATGCTTTAGAATCTGGCGGGAGGCTTTCCTCGACCATCGATTATTTCATGATTAAAGCCGACGGAAAGCGAATTGCAATCGACAGCCAACTTGGCAATGTAATGGCAACATTAAAAGGTACTGACCCAACTGACGATCGAGTATTAATCATAAGTGGACATTTGGATTCCCGTGCTACTGATGTTATGGACGCTAAATCTGATGCTCCCGGTGCTAATGACGATGCTTCAGGAGTAGCCGCAATGATGGAACTAACAAGAATTATGAGCAAAAGAGAATTTCCTTTTACCTTAATTTTCGTGGCAGTAACAGGAGAAGAACAAGGATTATATGGTGCCAAACATTTAGCCGATATTGCTAAAGAATCCAAGTGGAATGTTATTGCGATGATCAACAACGATATGATTGGCAATAGCTTATCTAGCGGTACCAATTTAAGAGACAATACTAAAGTTCGCGTTTTCAGCGAAACAATTCCTTATCTGGAAACGGAATCCGAAGCTAAAATGCGCAAAGCTACAAACCGCGATAACGACAGTCCTTCAAGACAACTAGCCCGTTACATCAAAACAATTACCAATCAATACGTGGACCAATTAGACATAAATTTAGTATACAGAAATGACCGATTTTTACGTGGAGGCGATCACACTCCTTTTAGTCAAAATGGATTTACTGCTATTCGTTTTTGTGAAAGGAATGAAAATTACAATCAACAACATCAAAATCTGAGAACAGAAAATAACATAAAATACGGTGATCTTCCTGAATTCATGGATTTTGATTATTTGAGAAAAATAACATGTTCGAACTTGGCTACTTTCACTAATTTAGCGTGGTCACCAAAAGCTCCAGCAAACGCAGGAATCGAAGTGAAAGAACTTACTAATTCTTCAGTTTTAGTTTGGACAGCTCCAGAGGGGAAAGCAGTCTATGGTTATAACATTCTTATCAGAGAAACAGCAGCCTCACATTGGGAAAAAACAATTTTTGTTAAAGATATAAAAGCCGAAATCCCTTATTCTAAAGACAATTATTTCTTCGCCATACAATCAACTGATGAATTAGGACATTCCAGTTTACCGGTTTTCCCTTTGCCAATTCGCTAA
- a CDS encoding tetratricopeptide repeat protein, with protein MKPSKIIPLLVFAIIALYSCSNKPTQITKTSDYNKYLHLKDNKSMAFANNEIDFWQKKFDEAPNQISYLSLIASNYATLFEYTGNIKYLYKTEALLTQSNATYKYSKVSTIRSLARNYIAQHRFKEALGLANKALAIGEGKKETQKLLFDVQMELGNYPEAVKNLNALRDMRDYDYLIRLAKWNDHKGDLKTAITFMEKARDIAEKEDNKVLKIWSYSNLGDFYGHAGRIQESYDSYIKTLTIDPNYSYALKGIAWIVFSHERNTEEAKRIVEAIEVTHNTPDFYLLKSQIAQFEGDKAKELENRNAYFEMLKANNYGAMYNKYNVLIYADAKETASKALEIAKVEVDHRPTPDSYDLLAWSYLNLGQNKKALEIAQKYVVGKSFEPKVQYHLAMIYKSNKEAVKVQPIKEELLSSIYELGPNLDKKVKQL; from the coding sequence ATGAAACCTTCAAAAATAATTCCATTATTGGTTTTTGCAATCATAGCACTTTATAGCTGTAGTAACAAACCAACTCAAATTACAAAAACATCAGATTACAATAAATATTTGCATCTAAAAGATAATAAATCAATGGCTTTTGCTAATAATGAAATTGATTTCTGGCAAAAGAAATTCGATGAAGCTCCTAATCAAATCAGTTACTTAAGTCTAATTGCGTCTAATTATGCAACGCTTTTTGAATATACTGGAAACATCAAATATTTATATAAAACGGAAGCTTTACTAACGCAATCAAATGCAACTTATAAATATTCGAAGGTATCCACTATCCGATCTTTGGCAAGAAATTATATTGCTCAGCATCGATTTAAAGAAGCTTTGGGTTTAGCGAATAAAGCACTGGCAATAGGCGAAGGGAAGAAAGAAACTCAAAAATTATTATTTGATGTTCAAATGGAATTAGGTAATTATCCGGAAGCCGTAAAGAATTTGAACGCACTGCGTGATATGAGAGATTATGATTATCTGATTCGTTTGGCTAAATGGAATGACCATAAAGGTGATTTGAAAACGGCCATTACTTTCATGGAAAAAGCCAGAGATATTGCTGAAAAAGAAGATAATAAAGTCCTTAAAATCTGGTCTTACTCAAATCTTGGAGATTTTTACGGTCATGCCGGCAGAATTCAGGAATCCTATGACAGCTACATAAAAACTTTGACAATCGATCCCAATTATTCGTATGCTTTAAAAGGAATAGCCTGGATTGTATTTTCACATGAAAGAAATACAGAAGAGGCAAAAAGAATTGTTGAAGCCATTGAAGTGACTCACAATACGCCTGATTTTTATTTATTGAAATCTCAAATTGCCCAATTCGAAGGAGATAAAGCAAAAGAATTAGAAAACAGAAATGCTTATTTCGAAATGCTAAAAGCCAACAATTATGGCGCAATGTATAACAAATACAATGTTTTAATTTATGCTGACGCAAAAGAAACGGCTTCGAAAGCACTTGAAATTGCAAAAGTCGAAGTGGATCACCGTCCAACTCCTGATTCTTATGATTTATTGGCGTGGTCTTATTTAAATCTTGGCCAAAATAAAAAAGCATTAGAAATTGCTCAAAAATATGTAGTTGGGAAATCATTCGAACCAAAAGTGCAATATCATTTAGCGATGATTTATAAATCTAATAAAGAAGCCGTAAAAGTACAACCAATTAAGGAAGAATTGCTTTCCAGTATTTATGAATTAGGACCCAATTTAGACAAAAAGGTAAAACAATTATAG
- the menD gene encoding 2-succinyl-5-enolpyruvyl-6-hydroxy-3-cyclohexene-1-carboxylic-acid synthase — protein sequence MIYPKIPLAQSIIQICLAKGITTIIISPGSRNAPLTIGFVNNPAFQCYSIADERCAAFFALGIAQQTKQPVALVCTSGSALLNYYPAFAEAFYSQIPLIVISADRPQSKIDIGDGQTIRQEDVFANHSLYNANLNEAVSKENDYKINQAIDIALNKKGPVHINAPFEEPLYETVSELSIDIMVNAFANLNPMPAIEDLSEFVKIWNNSTRKMILVGVNEPDEISDKTLNFLAEDESVLVMTETTSNLHHPSFINNIDTIITPFTNDDFETFRPEILVTFGGMIVSKRIKAFLRKYKPQHHWHIDTLRAYDTFGALTKHFNVNPNSFFEAFLPLTKGIKSDYFSKMDAVNKLRKEKHEIYLSKIPFSDFVVFEKVIKSLPKNSHLQISNSSAIRYAQLIDIDPSIEVYCNRGTSGIDGSTSTAIGAAVANEKQTIFITGDIGFLYDSNALWNQYIPKNFKIILINNGGGGIFRILPGHEETPVFNTFFETSHCLTAEHLSKMYGFDYSIASNEASLAKGLNALYSHNEKPNILEIFTPTLQNDSILLQYFKELV from the coding sequence ATGATTTACCCCAAAATACCTTTAGCACAAAGCATTATTCAGATTTGTTTAGCCAAAGGAATCACCACCATCATAATTTCTCCGGGTTCACGAAATGCTCCCTTGACAATAGGTTTTGTAAACAATCCCGCTTTTCAATGCTACAGTATTGCCGATGAGCGTTGTGCCGCTTTTTTTGCACTCGGAATTGCACAACAAACCAAACAACCCGTGGCTTTGGTTTGTACATCTGGTTCTGCATTACTGAATTATTATCCTGCTTTTGCAGAAGCATTTTACAGCCAAATCCCTTTGATTGTGATTTCTGCAGATAGACCGCAAAGCAAGATAGATATTGGTGATGGGCAAACGATTCGTCAGGAAGATGTATTTGCCAACCATTCGTTGTATAATGCCAATTTAAACGAAGCCGTCTCCAAAGAAAATGATTATAAAATAAACCAAGCGATTGATATTGCTTTGAATAAAAAGGGACCGGTTCACATCAATGCACCTTTTGAAGAGCCTTTATACGAAACGGTTTCAGAACTTTCTATCGATATAATGGTGAATGCTTTTGCAAATTTAAATCCAATGCCTGCAATTGAAGATTTATCTGAATTTGTCAAAATTTGGAATAATTCAACTCGAAAAATGATTTTAGTTGGCGTGAATGAACCCGATGAAATTAGTGATAAAACACTTAATTTTCTAGCGGAAGACGAGTCAGTGTTGGTGATGACAGAAACCACATCCAATTTACATCATCCTTCTTTTATAAATAATATTGATACGATAATTACGCCTTTCACTAATGATGATTTTGAGACTTTTCGTCCGGAAATACTGGTGACTTTTGGTGGAATGATCGTTTCTAAACGTATCAAAGCTTTTTTGCGAAAGTACAAACCCCAACACCATTGGCACATTGATACTTTGAGAGCATATGACACTTTTGGAGCATTGACAAAGCATTTTAATGTTAATCCGAATTCTTTCTTTGAAGCTTTTTTACCTTTGACAAAAGGAATAAAAAGTGATTATTTCAGTAAAATGGATGCCGTAAATAAGTTGCGTAAAGAGAAACATGAAATTTATTTGTCCAAAATTCCTTTTTCAGATTTTGTGGTTTTTGAAAAGGTAATTAAAAGCTTACCTAAAAATAGTCATTTGCAAATTAGTAACAGCTCTGCCATTCGCTATGCCCAATTAATCGATATTGATCCTTCCATTGAAGTGTATTGCAATCGCGGTACCAGCGGAATAGATGGAAGTACCTCGACCGCTATTGGTGCGGCTGTCGCCAATGAAAAACAAACTATTTTCATCACTGGAGATATTGGTTTTTTATATGACAGCAATGCACTTTGGAACCAATACATTCCAAAGAATTTCAAGATTATTTTGATTAATAATGGGGGCGGCGGAATTTTTAGGATTTTGCCTGGGCATGAAGAAACTCCTGTTTTTAATACTTTTTTCGAAACTTCTCATTGCTTGACTGCCGAACATTTGTCAAAAATGTATGGTTTTGATTATTCTATTGCAAGTAATGAAGCAAGTCTGGCAAAGGGTTTAAATGCTTTGTATAGTCATAATGAGAAACCAAATATTTTGGAGATTTTTACGCCTACATTACAAAACGATAGTATTTTGTTGCAGTATTTTAAAGAATTGGTTTAG
- a CDS encoding DUF2853 family protein gives MSARDELIVKYAADLKDKCGVSPNMDLLTKVTIGCGPSIYNADSATVAGSQQSELDTVKNNFLIKKLGLADGTNLDAGIDAVMEKYGRSNKNKYRAVIYYLLTVHFKKESVYN, from the coding sequence ATGAGTGCAAGAGATGAATTAATTGTGAAGTATGCTGCCGATTTGAAAGACAAATGCGGTGTTAGTCCAAACATGGATTTATTGACTAAAGTAACTATTGGCTGCGGTCCCTCCATTTACAATGCCGATTCAGCGACTGTTGCCGGAAGCCAACAATCAGAACTGGATACAGTTAAAAATAATTTTCTAATCAAGAAGTTAGGACTTGCTGATGGAACTAATTTAGATGCTGGAATTGATGCTGTGATGGAAAAATATGGTCGTTCCAACAAAAATAAATATAGAGCAGTGATTTATTATTTATTGACAGTTCACTTTAAAAAAGAGAGTGTTTATAATTAA
- a CDS encoding TonB-dependent receptor, whose product MKNVFIILITFFGMASYGQIQKGKVVDMDGKPIENAYLINTTTETHAHTDEFGMFSIDKTVVGSALKVTALGYKKMNFSVTSSESIINLEDDSFRLNEVVIQAKLSAMNVISKIDLQATPVNSSQEILRKVPGLFIGQHAGGGKAEQIFLRGFDIDHGTDIAISVDGMPVNMVSHAHGQGYADLHFVIPETVEKIDFGKGTYYANKGDFATAGYVAFQTKDKLEKSSIGLEIGQFNTLRTVGLFNLLGNQKKQSAYIATEYILTDGPFDSPQNFNRINLLGKYSAILDDNSKFSISASRFSSKWDASGQIPQRLVDNGTISRFGSVDDTEGGKTSRTNFNASMSKPINENTFLKVNAFYSKYEFELYSNFTFFLNDPINGDQIRQKENRNIYGMNAELNKKMKLNDLDITFQYGVGFRADATTDTELSHTLNRRTVLEHIKLGDIDQSNLFSYINSEINLGKLIINPAVRLDYFKFNYQDKLTTDYKTQSESKVKISPKLNFIYTENNNLQFFIKSGMGFHSNDTRVVVQNSGKQVLPTAIGTDIGTIWKPFPKLIVNSALWYLYLEQEFVYVGDAGIIEPSGKSKRMGVDLGLRYQLNDWFYLDTDANYTYARSMDAPEGQDYIPLAPDFTSTGGLSFQKLNGFSGGIHYRYLKSRPANEDNSIVAKGYFVSDFNINYQYKKITIGMSIDNLFNTKWNETQFATESRLQNETSSVEEIHFTPGTPFFMKGKITYTF is encoded by the coding sequence ATGAAAAATGTTTTTATAATCCTGATTACTTTCTTCGGGATGGCTTCTTATGGTCAAATTCAAAAAGGTAAAGTAGTGGATATGGATGGAAAACCAATAGAAAATGCCTATCTGATTAATACAACTACCGAAACTCATGCACATACGGACGAATTTGGAATGTTTTCGATAGACAAGACTGTTGTAGGAAGTGCGTTAAAAGTAACTGCTTTGGGTTATAAAAAAATGAATTTTTCTGTCACTTCATCCGAAAGTATAATTAATCTGGAAGACGATAGTTTTCGTTTGAATGAAGTCGTTATTCAGGCAAAGCTTTCGGCAATGAATGTGATTTCAAAAATAGATTTGCAGGCGACTCCGGTAAATTCTTCTCAAGAAATTTTGCGAAAAGTACCCGGATTATTCATTGGTCAACATGCCGGTGGAGGTAAAGCGGAGCAAATTTTCTTGAGAGGTTTTGATATCGATCACGGTACTGATATTGCGATTTCAGTGGATGGAATGCCGGTAAATATGGTTTCTCACGCACATGGTCAAGGTTACGCCGATTTGCATTTTGTAATTCCAGAAACGGTAGAGAAAATAGATTTCGGGAAAGGAACCTATTATGCCAATAAAGGGGATTTTGCAACCGCAGGTTATGTTGCTTTCCAAACGAAAGATAAACTAGAAAAAAGTAGTATCGGACTTGAAATTGGACAATTTAATACGTTGAGAACGGTAGGGTTATTTAATCTTTTGGGTAACCAAAAAAAGCAGAGCGCTTATATTGCCACTGAATATATTTTGACAGACGGGCCATTTGATTCGCCTCAAAATTTTAATCGAATCAATTTATTGGGAAAATATTCAGCGATATTGGATGATAATTCCAAATTTTCAATTTCAGCCTCTCGTTTTTCCAGTAAGTGGGATGCTTCTGGACAAATACCACAACGATTGGTTGATAATGGAACGATTTCACGATTTGGATCTGTCGATGATACTGAAGGAGGGAAAACCTCTAGAACTAATTTTAATGCGAGTATGAGTAAACCAATTAACGAAAACACATTCTTGAAAGTCAACGCTTTTTACTCTAAATATGAATTTGAATTGTATTCTAATTTTACTTTTTTTCTAAATGATCCTATCAATGGCGACCAAATTAGACAAAAAGAAAATAGAAATATTTATGGAATGAATGCCGAGTTGAATAAAAAAATGAAGCTGAATGATTTAGATATAACGTTTCAATATGGTGTTGGTTTTCGGGCTGATGCCACTACAGATACAGAGCTTTCGCATACTTTAAACAGAAGAACGGTTCTTGAGCATATAAAATTAGGTGATATTGATCAATCTAATTTGTTCAGTTATATAAATTCCGAAATAAACCTTGGAAAACTAATAATCAATCCTGCCGTTCGCTTGGATTATTTCAAATTCAATTACCAAGATAAATTGACAACTGATTATAAAACACAGTCGGAAAGCAAAGTCAAAATTTCTCCAAAGTTGAATTTTATATATACCGAAAATAACAATTTACAGTTTTTTATAAAATCAGGGATGGGTTTTCATTCTAATGACACTAGAGTTGTAGTTCAAAACAGCGGTAAGCAGGTTTTACCCACGGCAATAGGAACGGATATTGGAACTATTTGGAAGCCATTTCCTAAGTTAATTGTGAATTCCGCTTTATGGTATTTGTATTTGGAACAAGAGTTTGTGTATGTAGGCGATGCCGGAATTATTGAGCCAAGCGGGAAATCAAAACGTATGGGTGTTGATTTAGGGTTGCGTTATCAATTGAATGATTGGTTTTATTTAGATACTGATGCAAATTATACGTATGCCAGAAGCATGGATGCTCCAGAAGGTCAGGATTACATACCACTAGCACCGGATTTTACATCAACAGGCGGTTTAAGTTTCCAGAAATTAAATGGTTTTTCAGGCGGAATTCATTATCGCTATTTAAAAAGTCGTCCGGCTAATGAGGATAATTCTATAGTTGCAAAAGGCTATTTTGTATCAGATTTTAATATCAATTATCAATATAAAAAAATAACGATTGGAATGTCTATCGATAATTTGTTTAATACCAAATGGAACGAAACTCAATTTGCGACTGAATCAAGATTGCAAAATGAAACTTCAAGCGTGGAAGAAATTCATTTTACACCGGGAACTCCATTTTTTATGAAAGGAAAAATTACGTATACGTTTTAA
- a CDS encoding S1 RNA-binding domain-containing protein gives MIEIGKYNTLTILRDTKVGLFLGTPETDPEGIHDILLPNKYVPNEFEIGEELIVFVYLDHEERPVATTLEPYILLNEFALLRVNYINQIGAFMDWGMEKDILVPFKEQARPMEKGKRYLVYLYMDEKTNRLVASSKLNQFLKNDHLTVEKGEEVDLIVSHITELGINVIINEKHKGLLYKDEVYDDAIRTGDRMRGYIKTIRPDNKIDVALQVQGYQSIEPNAEKILDELRASRGFLRLTDNSHPEDIKTVLKMSKKTFKKAIGALYREKLIEIKEDGIYLIKE, from the coding sequence ATGATTGAAATAGGAAAATACAATACATTAACCATATTACGTGACACTAAAGTTGGATTGTTTTTGGGTACACCAGAAACGGATCCTGAAGGAATTCACGACATACTTTTACCCAATAAATACGTGCCAAACGAATTTGAAATAGGCGAGGAGCTTATTGTTTTTGTGTATTTGGATCACGAAGAAAGACCCGTTGCCACTACTTTGGAACCTTATATATTGTTAAATGAATTTGCACTTTTGCGTGTGAATTATATCAATCAAATTGGTGCTTTTATGGATTGGGGAATGGAAAAAGACATTCTGGTTCCGTTTAAAGAGCAGGCACGTCCTATGGAAAAAGGAAAACGTTACTTGGTTTACTTATATATGGACGAAAAAACCAATCGTTTGGTGGCTTCAAGTAAATTGAATCAGTTTTTAAAAAATGATCACTTAACGGTTGAAAAAGGGGAAGAAGTAGATTTAATCGTTTCCCATATCACTGAATTAGGAATTAACGTTATCATCAACGAGAAGCACAAAGGATTGTTGTATAAAGATGAAGTTTATGATGATGCGATTCGTACCGGTGATAGAATGCGAGGTTATATAAAAACGATTCGTCCTGATAATAAAATTGATGTGGCATTGCAGGTTCAGGGGTATCAAAGTATCGAACCCAACGCAGAGAAAATTCTGGATGAATTGCGAGCCAGTAGAGGTTTCTTGCGTTTAACGGATAATTCACATCCTGAAGACATTAAAACGGTTCTCAAAATGAGTAAGAAAACTTTCAAGAAGGCTATAGGCGCTTTGTACAGGGAGAAATTAATCGAGATTAAGGAAGACGGAATCTACTTAATTAAGGAATAA
- a CDS encoding tRNA dihydrouridine synthase: protein MDYTLLSSPLQGFTDFRFRNAQNKLFGGIDTFYSPYIRLNGKMVIKPSYERDLLPENNLDLEIIPQVITNDADEFLFVAKYVRELGYKELNWNLGCPYPMVTKSGMGSGLISNPEKINHILHRAHTESDIIVSMKMRLGYENSEEILDVLPILDTYPIKNIAIHARIGKQLYKGGVNLDAFQLCIDNTKHKLYYNGDITSVAKFQEMQARFPSIDHWMIGRGLISDPFLPSMIKNNTTEYPTDKMELFSAFHDTLYAIYSESLSGSTHILLKMYHLWEYFSATFSNPHKVLKKIKKAQSIRNYEAAVVEIFKNEKF from the coding sequence ATGGACTATACCTTACTTTCATCGCCTTTACAGGGATTTACTGACTTTCGTTTTAGAAATGCGCAAAACAAACTTTTTGGCGGAATTGATACTTTTTACTCGCCATACATTCGGTTGAACGGAAAAATGGTTATTAAACCTTCTTATGAACGAGATCTACTTCCTGAAAATAATCTTGATTTAGAGATCATTCCACAAGTAATAACAAATGATGCTGATGAATTTTTATTTGTGGCTAAGTATGTTCGAGAATTGGGTTACAAGGAATTAAACTGGAATTTAGGGTGTCCTTATCCTATGGTTACAAAATCTGGTATGGGTTCCGGCTTGATCAGTAATCCGGAAAAAATCAACCATATCCTTCATAGAGCCCACACAGAATCGGATATTATTGTGTCTATGAAAATGCGTTTGGGATATGAAAACAGTGAAGAAATTCTTGATGTTTTGCCTATTTTAGATACCTATCCAATTAAAAATATTGCCATACACGCGCGCATTGGGAAACAACTTTATAAAGGTGGTGTAAACTTAGATGCGTTCCAACTATGCATTGATAATACCAAGCACAAACTGTATTACAATGGAGATATCACTTCAGTGGCTAAGTTTCAGGAAATGCAAGCACGTTTTCCTTCTATAGACCACTGGATGATTGGCCGAGGATTAATTTCGGATCCATTTTTACCGAGTATGATAAAGAATAACACAACGGAATATCCAACCGACAAAATGGAATTATTCAGTGCGTTTCACGATACTTTGTATGCTATTTATAGTGAATCCCTTTCTGGTTCGACACATATTTTATTAAAAATGTATCATTTATGGGAATACTTTTCGGCTACATTTTCAAATCCTCATAAGGTTTTGAAAAAAATAAAAAAAGCGCAAAGTATTCGGAATTATGAAGCGGCAGTTGTGGAGATTTTCAAAAACGAAAAATTCTAA
- a CDS encoding GNAT family N-acetyltransferase: MEIKIRPAVFADIDTILEIVNHQILHSTSNYDYEPHDFETQKSWFEEKMKKNQPVIVAEFENGTIGYATYGTFREKNGYQYTIEHSVYVAQEFIGKGIGKLLLAELIQLAKEQGYHVMIGAVDADNSGSITFHEKFGFKVVGTIREVGYKFDHWLDLVFMQLILE, encoded by the coding sequence ATGGAAATTAAAATAAGACCGGCCGTTTTTGCTGATATAGATACAATATTGGAAATTGTGAATCATCAAATACTTCACAGCACCTCTAATTATGATTATGAGCCGCACGATTTTGAAACACAAAAATCGTGGTTTGAAGAAAAAATGAAGAAAAATCAGCCAGTAATTGTCGCTGAATTTGAAAACGGGACTATTGGATATGCTACCTATGGTACTTTTAGAGAAAAAAATGGTTATCAATACACCATCGAACATTCCGTTTATGTTGCACAAGAATTTATAGGAAAAGGTATTGGAAAACTACTATTAGCCGAACTCATTCAATTGGCAAAAGAGCAAGGATATCATGTTATGATTGGCGCAGTTGATGCTGATAATTCAGGAAGTATTACTTTTCATGAAAAATTTGGTTTTAAAGTGGTGGGCACTATTCGAGAAGTAGGCTACAAATTTGATCATTGGCTTGATTTGGTTTTTATGCAGTTGATTTTAGAATAA
- a CDS encoding DUF4331 family protein, protein MKRQVHELRKNLNKNIMSKSNKFKIIAVAVVCAIGAVSCNNDDNSTDPMASADFSGTFVQQDQMARPAINTVFIAAGQPKDDFNAAIPSMMGAKYQSIFESRLLALNAGYTKNALGLTSSQFTGILATDVLNVKTSGKTTFFDGTNVLTGRALADDVIDTELILIFGGPTGASNAGLTSDHVDSNDKTFTTSFPYLATAW, encoded by the coding sequence ATGAAACGTCAAGTTCACGAATTAAGAAAAAATTTAAATAAAAATATCATGAGTAAATCAAATAAATTCAAAATCATAGCTGTAGCAGTGGTTTGCGCAATAGGCGCCGTAAGCTGTAATAATGACGATAATAGTACAGATCCAATGGCAAGTGCCGATTTTTCAGGAACGTTTGTACAACAAGATCAAATGGCAAGACCGGCTATAAATACCGTGTTCATTGCTGCGGGCCAACCTAAAGATGATTTCAATGCTGCAATTCCATCAATGATGGGTGCAAAATACCAATCTATTTTTGAATCTAGATTGCTAGCTTTAAATGCTGGATATACAAAAAATGCTTTAGGTTTAACGTCTTCTCAATTTACAGGGATATTGGCAACTGACGTATTGAATGTGAAAACTTCAGGAAAAACAACGTTTTTTGATGGAACAAATGTCTTAACAGGTAGAGCTTTGGCTGATGATGTTATTGATACGGAGCTAATATTAATCTTTGGTGGCCCAACAGGTGCTTCTAATGCTGGTCTTACTTCTGATCACGTAGATTCAAATGATAAAACATTTACAACTTCATTCCCTTATTTGGCAACAGCCTGGTAA